The Paracholeplasma brassicae genome includes the window TATCTCTGATGAGCAGAGGTAGTTTCGAAGCCATTGCCTCTAATAGCACAATCCCTTCGGTTTCTTCGTAACTTGGGAAAAACATTAAATTCGCACTGGTAAGCGCGCCTTTGATTACGTCACCTTTGATGTAACCTGGTAGGATAACGTTATCTGATTTATTGCTAATGGCGTCTTTTATCTTTTTCGTTTGAAGTGATTTCGCTAAATTCCCAAACCAAATGAATTTGATTTGTGGAAACGATTTTGCGACCTCGATAAAATCATGAAGCCCTTTTCTTTCAAACAATAAACCAATGCCAATGACTACTTTATCCTGTTCTTTTAGATCGAAATAGTCTCGAAACGCTTTTTCGCTTATTGGGTTTGGTTGATATGCATTAATATCGATGCCATTTGATAAAACAACAATCGGACAATTCACATACCCATAACTAGTAATCAATCCTTTAGCGTACTCGGTCGGTGTAATTATTAAATCCGCATTTGAGTACATCCGTTCAAGGTTTTTATAAAAATACGACTTCATTACGTTTGAAAAATTAAATGAATTTAAAAAATCTTCCTTAGTTGAGTGACCATGAACA containing:
- a CDS encoding glycosyltransferase family 4 protein, translating into MRVLLYKSMQKLFKKSGIGRAYEQQTKALQLNQVNVVTDKDEPFDVVHFNTIFKDSYVFLKKCKKNNIPVIVHGHSTKEDFLNSFNFSNVMKSYFYKNLERMYSNADLIITPTEYAKGLITSYGYVNCPIVVLSNGIDINAYQPNPISEKAFRDYFDLKEQDKVVIGIGLLFERKGLHDFIEVAKSFPQIKFIWFGNLAKSLQTKKIKDAISNKSDNVILPGYIKGDVIKGALTSANLMFFPSYEETEGIVLLEAMASKLPLLIRDIPIYESFEHGKTLFKASSNEGFIKQIQAMLSMDLDEVTNRAYEDVKQKDLPIIGKELKRIYEELLEKRQ